Proteins from one Sabethes cyaneus chromosome 2, idSabCyanKW18_F2, whole genome shotgun sequence genomic window:
- the LOC128738625 gene encoding sodium-dependent dopamine transporter: MFELDDPREKLRLLETPVKLVENPGNIGSGLKLSKDSGGSGEGGENGVDAGSGENVALAMTTLGQLKIASKKSCIDRADADQRETWSGKVDFLLSVIGFAVDLANVWRFPYLCYKNGGGAFLVPYIVMLLVGGIPLFYMELALGQFNRKGAITCWGRLVPLFKGIGYAVVLIAFYVDFYYNVIIAWSLRFFFASFTSHLPWKLCDNTWNTIFCKTFEFGGPNRTIAAATDAFNGTLTNVTTVVINETRFASAASEYFNRYILELDKSDGIHDLGTIKWDMALCLLAVYLICYFSLWKGISTSGKVVWFTALFPYAVLLILLIRGITLPGSATGIQYYLSPNFDVIYKPEVWVDAATQVFFSLGPGFGVLLAYASYNKYHNNVYKDALLTSCINSATSFIAGFVIFSVLGYMAHASGQNIEAVATEGPGLVFVVYPAAIATMPGSTFWALIFFMMLLTLGLDSSFGGSEAIITALSDEFPKIGRNREIFVACLFTLYFFVGLASCTQGGFYFFQLLDRYAAGYSILIAVLFESIAVSWIYGTQRFCDDIRDMIGFAPGVYWRVCWKFVAPLFLLFIIIYGLIGYEPLSYEDYVYPPWANVLGWCIAGSSMIMIPLMAFYKLVVTPGSFRQRLKTLTTPWRDQQLAVNGVTTEPAQVRLTNSDEGEEV; this comes from the exons GCAACATCGGGTCAGGCCTTAAGCTATCCAAAGATTCTGGCGGTTCGGGAGAGGGCGGTGAAAACGGCGTCGACGCCGGCAGCGGAGAAAACGTCGCTCTGGCGATGACCACCCTCGGTCAGCTGAAAATCGCGTCCAAGAAAAGTTGCATCGACCGAGCGGATGCGGATCAACGTGAAACATGGTCCGGCAAGGTGGATTTCCTACTGTCGGTGATCGGGTTTGCTGTCGATTTGGCCAACGTCTGGAGGTTTCCGTATCTCTGCTACAAAAATGGAGGCG GCGCTTTCCTAGTTCCCTACATAGTGATGCTCCTGGTTGGTGGAATTCCTCTATTCTACATGGAGCTAGCATTAGGTCAGTTCAACAGAAAAGGTGCCATTACTTGCTGGGGTCGACTGGTTCCTCTCTTCAAAG GTATTGGCTATGCGGTCGTACTTATTGCCTTCTACGTTGACTTTTACTATAATGTCATCATTGCCTGGTCCTTGCGATTCTTTTTCGCATCCTTTACGAGTCACCTGCCCTGGAAGCTGTGCGATAACACATGGAATacaatattttgcaaaacattcGAATTTGGTGGTCCGAATCGGACCATAGCAGCTGCAACTGATGCCTTTAACGGTACGCTGACCAACGTCACCACCGTGGTTATCAACGAAACAAGATTTGCATCGGCTGCTTCGGAGTATTTCAA TCGCTACATCCTGGAGCTGGACAAGAGTGATGGAATTCACGATCTTGGCACCATAAAATGGGACATGGCACTTTGCCTGCTGGCCGTCTATCTGATTTGTTACTTTTCACTATGGAAGGGAATCAGTACTTCCGGGAAGGTCGTCTGGTTCACAGCCTTATTCCCATACGCCGTACTACTAATTCTGTTGATAAGAGGCATTACCCTGCCCGGATCGGCAACTGGTATTCAGTACTATCTGAGCCCAAACTTCGACGTGATATACAAACCGGAGGTGTGGGTTGATGCTGCAACACAGGTTTTCTTTTCGCTGGGACCGGGTTTCGGAGTGCTGCTAGCGTATGCTTCCTACAATAAATATCACAACAATGTCTATAA GGATGCACTATTAACCAGTTGCATAAATTCAGCAACCAGTTTTATTGCTGGATTCGTGATTTTCTCGGTGCTTGGATATATGGCACATGCAAGTGGACAAAACATCGAAGCTGTTGCTACTGAAGGACCGGGACTGGTATTCGTGGTGTACCCAGCAGCGATTGCCACCATGCCTGGCAGTACCTTTTGGGCGTTGATCTTTTTCATGATGCTGCTAACGTTGGGATTGGACAGTTCG TTTGGTGGATCGGAAGCGATCATCACGGCTTTGAGTGATGAGTTCCCAAAAATTGGACGAAATCGAGAGATTTTTGTCGCTTGCTTGTTTACCTTATACTTCTTTGTTGGGTTGGCTAGCTGTACTCAAGGAGGATTCTATTTCTTCCAACTTCTGGATCGATATGCAGCAGGCTACTCGATATTGATTGCGGTTCTTTTTGAGTCCATTGCCGTTTCATGGATATATG GGACACAGCGATTCTGCGACGACATTCGGGACATGATTGGTTTTGCTCCCGGCGTCTACTGGCGGGTTTGTTGGAAGTTTGTCGCACCTCTATTTCTGCTGTTCATCATCATCTACGGTCTGATCGGATACGAACCGTTAAGTTACGAAGATTACGTTTATCCACCGTGGGCAAACGTGCTGGGTTGGTGTATCGCCGGTTCATCCATGATCATGATACCGCTGATGGCGTTCTACAAGTTGGTTGTGACTCCGGGATCCTTCCGACAG CGACTGAAGACACTGACTACGCCCTGGCGTGACCAGCAACTGGCCGTTAATGGAGTTACGACGGAACCCGCGCAAGTTCGGCTTACCAACTCAGACGAAGGCGAGGAGGTTTGA